A window from Montipora capricornis isolate CH-2021 chromosome 7, ASM3666992v2, whole genome shotgun sequence encodes these proteins:
- the LOC138056184 gene encoding uncharacterized protein, which translates to MPLYKAWDVLRRKRKSVIADSFDEFVVKVGNENWSPSTPQEESNTPGRPSSSIEVKTIQTSDTITVAHTAKVESTQRSLVFSGGNLTTGPPVVVETSAEESGDSETKCDLEKHSKTFGKDVDRPLSEYEKHINAASLQLCQENASLLGNRKKLLDLAKQEIDADGYTYKEKTSRSKVFGNSAQKFASEFQQANIAKEMRQRKINELHEDIQVCKESISLLEKQRSKFATAEKFIQAADVVEQIKTHRKKMRELELELAKHEKAESRSKKYHKRNRRSWHQESVSHSSS; encoded by the exons ATGCCGTTGTACAAAGCCTGGgatgttttacgaagaaaaagaaagtctgTTATTGCCGACAGTTTCGATGAATTCGTTGTGAAAG TGGGAAACGAAAACTGGTCGCCATCAACTCCTCAAGAGGAAAGTAATACTCCAGGAAGACCGTCGTCTTCAATAGAAGTGAAGACCATCCAAACATCAGATACTATAACAGTGGCACACACAGCTAAAGTGG AATCAACGCAGAGGTCTCTAGTATTTTCTGGAGGGAATCTTACAACTGGTCCTCCTGTTGTG GTTGAAACGTCTGCTGAGGAATCGGGTGATTCAGAGACAAAGTGTGACCTTGAGAAACATAGCAAAACATTTGGAAAAGACGTGGATCGCCCTCTGTCAGAGTATGAAAAGCACATAAATGCTGCATCATTGCAGTTATGCCAAGAAAATGCTTCTCTCCTTGGCAACAGAAAGAAGCTTTTAGACTTAGCAAAGCAAGAAATTGACGCAGATGGATACACTTACAAAGAGAAAACTTCCAGGTCTAAAGTGTTTGGAAACAGTGCACAAAAGTTTGCAAGTGAATTTCAGCAGGCTAACATAGCAAAAGAGATGAGACAGAGGAAAATTAATGAATTGCATGAAGACATTCAAGTCTGCAAAGAAAGTATATCACTGCTGGAAAAGCAGAGGAGCAAATTTGCCACAGCAGAAAAGTTTATCCAAGCAGCAGATGTTGTTGAACAAATTAAGACCCACAGGAAAAAAATGAGAGAGTTAGAATTAGAACTTGCAAAACATGAAAAAGCGGAGTCACGTTCAAAGAAATACCACAAGAGAAACAGAAGAAGTTGGCATCAGGAAAGCGTCAGCCACAGCAGCAGCTGA